The Pectobacterium parmentieri genome segment CGCACACTTGCTGACACACTAGGAAATCTGGTCGCTAACCTCGTATAGTCGGGATGTTGTACACCATAATCACTATAAATAACTGATCTTGAGAGTTCACCACTTTGATGTAGCTGTTGCCATAGTACCCACTCTGAACGTAGCTGTGAATAAATACCAATAGATATTTGACTTAGATCTACAGGGAATGAGCCTCCCGCTAAAATTATGCTGCGGTAACTATTTAAATTATGGAGATTATTAACCAGCCCTATTGCTAGTGTTTTACTTTGTCCAGTTTCTAATAACTCCTCTGAAATTGAATCACGTAGATCGATTACGATATCAATATTTTTATATGGAATATTAAGATGGGAAATATAAGCTGAAATTAATTGTGGGTTCGCAAGATCTGTTACAGTCAGACGCAGGCATACTTCACCTTGGACAAGTCTATCTATTTCGCGTAAATAATTTGCATTACGAGTGGGAGAGCTTACAGGAACTACATGTAAACCAGCAGCCCTGGCTTGATTGACAGCGTTCGCTATGGGGTAAGTATCTCCTGAGCTAATGAATTGTTCTTCGACAAGGAGGCCATCGATATAAATCATTGATATATCAGAACATGGGGTCGCTAGTTTCTTCCCGAAATCATATAAATGATCATTATATGTTTTGTTTTGTATATCTGTATCTGGGTCTAACGGGA includes the following:
- a CDS encoding beta family protein, which codes for MTVISYVPILKTKRAEFSAINLLVQSVKSKIIPLFEIEPVPLDPDTDIQNKTYNDHLYDFGKKLATPCSDISMIYIDGLLVEEQFISSGDTYPIANAVNQARAAGLHVVPVSSPTRNANYLREIDRLVQGEVCLRLTVTDLANPQLISAYISHLNIPYKNIDIVIDLRDSISEELLETGQSKTLAIGLVNNLHNLNSYRSIILAGGSFPVDLSQISIGIYSQLRSEWVLWQQLHQSGELSRSVIYSDYGVQHPDYTRLATRFPSVSASVRYTGDDDFWVFRGKKANTYGYDQYGAHSQAIVSHKEYSGPAFSAGDKEIYEYAQVYAQYLKNPTPNHKFGSPEVWRKIGQNHHITKVVDQLANLYGI